A single window of Nitrospirae bacterium YQR-1 DNA harbors:
- a CDS encoding ABC transporter permease, protein MGYNVLAISGGVVVLFLILAAAFAPLISPYDPDAIDRHRILSAPDMSHLLGTDDLGRDVLSRMLYGARISLSVGFVSVGLATLIGIAVGAAAGFYGAFIDRIIMRFVDIMLAIPTFFLILAVIAFLDSSIWNIMAVIGVTSWMGVARLVRAEFLSLKTREFVLSAKSLGASDIRLIVRHMLPNALAPVIVSAVLGIAGAVLVESALSFLGIGVQPPTPSWGNILSAGKDNLEIAWWLSVFPGMAILITVLGYNLLGEGLRDILDPRLWDGQR, encoded by the coding sequence ATGGGGTACAATGTGCTGGCTATATCCGGGGGAGTAGTGGTTCTTTTTCTGATTCTGGCAGCCGCATTTGCCCCCCTTATATCTCCATATGACCCCGATGCTATTGACAGACATCGGATACTGTCAGCCCCGGATATGTCTCACCTCCTGGGCACAGACGACCTTGGACGCGATGTGCTAAGCAGAATGCTCTACGGGGCAAGGATTTCCCTCTCAGTAGGGTTTGTCTCTGTTGGTCTTGCCACACTTATAGGCATAGCGGTAGGAGCGGCGGCAGGGTTTTACGGCGCTTTTATTGACAGGATAATAATGCGCTTTGTTGATATTATGCTTGCTATTCCAACTTTTTTTCTTATCCTTGCCGTGATAGCCTTTCTTGATTCAAGCATATGGAATATAATGGCCGTAATTGGGGTAACATCATGGATGGGTGTGGCACGACTGGTGAGGGCGGAGTTTCTGTCGCTTAAAACCCGTGAGTTCGTTCTTTCGGCAAAGAGCTTAGGGGCGTCGGATATCAGGTTAATAGTCCGGCACATGCTGCCCAATGCGCTTGCCCCTGTGATAGTCTCAGCTGTGCTGGGCATAGCCGGAGCTGTTCTTGTTGAATCAGCCCTGAGTTTTTTGGGTATCGGCGTGCAGCCGCCAACGCCAAGTTGGGGTAACATTCTATCCGCCGGTAAGGATAACCTTGAAATAGCGTGGTGGCTCTCGGTGTTTCCCGGTATGGCTATTCTGATTACCGTCCTTGGGTACAACTTGCTTGGTGAGGGACTGCGTGATATTCTGGACCCAAGACTATGGGATGGGCAAAGATGA
- the glnE gene encoding bifunctional [glutamate--ammonia ligase]-adenylyl-L-tyrosine phosphorylase/[glutamate--ammonia-ligase] adenylyltransferase has translation MRKAAPSLILSIFYMLSVDELSSNTPDAGRALGNLRAFFKEHPSVVESLSDGELHSIAVLFGYSQFLAAYVLNEPEPLVFALRSMAVDVTAEYLRSEMISFSPETEINSRLRKFKKKYLLLITLRNVTNRTDTIASMKELSALADVLTETALAVVRKTLAEQHGEPQDDAFSVLALGKLGANELNYSSDVDFICLYGTASGQTGGILNLSGVRTNRISNHEFYCKVTEGLSKVLNQNTADGFVYRVDLRLRPQGSRGPLAMSLNAYEQYYESWGREWERLALIRARHIAGDAALSAEFFKMTLPFVYRKYIDMRSIDEIKKLKKKIDSTFDEKDIKKGYGGIREIEFFTQALQLVYGGQSPILRERGLLIALHKLTQKKLIGYDDYSILCNHYLYLRKLEHCIQMLNDIQTHSLPTDVQQLEALARKMGNNTTEEFMSLLQNKRRQVRQIYDSLFGASASSTPDEQQSVETVFDKHKSGKLMELLTERQIRNPERVNYSAGKIADTMSIFQTLQSRKLQDAIMPIFAAASLDSVNPEMAFSNLQRFSEILVTTPPYLELFNSNRWLIHTLVEIFAVSPYLTSVVTGDKKYLDMLSGGTQVTKPLSVMVLELQDMLKSTGSLSEAVSAFKKMEELRIGIAYMRGTKSLRDTLKGLSRIADAIIRCIVHSISSELNLNVAGFGKFGGRELTFGSDLDVVFIADNAQDESINAASERILRTLTAYTREGYTYKVDTRLRAEGSKGQLVNTLNGLYDYYMNKARVWEIQALIKARPITGSRWFKKEFISLKQAVIPVRGADVTALEIKAMRGKIKRELLKPGEGLNVKLQSGGIEDIEFLSQYLVLKHSGERPSIIVPGTVTALTRLARYGFLPDKEKTTLIRNYLLFRNLETALRLRGEKTLKEDRATLQGIVSVPGFSGISDFKETIHAALSETSGICGKYEVI, from the coding sequence TTGAGGAAGGCGGCGCCTTCCCTAATTCTTTCTATTTTTTATATGTTATCTGTTGACGAATTATCATCAAATACGCCGGATGCGGGGCGGGCGCTTGGTAATTTAAGGGCTTTTTTTAAGGAGCATCCCAGCGTTGTAGAGTCACTTTCCGATGGCGAGTTACACTCTATAGCAGTGCTTTTTGGTTACAGCCAGTTTCTTGCTGCTTATGTGTTAAATGAACCGGAGCCGCTTGTCTTTGCTCTAAGGAGTATGGCAGTGGATGTAACTGCGGAGTATCTGCGTTCAGAGATGATTTCTTTTTCTCCTGAGACGGAGATAAACTCAAGACTCAGAAAATTCAAAAAGAAGTATCTCCTTTTAATAACCCTCCGGAACGTTACTAACAGAACCGACACAATAGCTTCCATGAAAGAGCTAAGCGCTCTTGCCGATGTGCTTACGGAGACTGCCCTGGCGGTTGTAAGAAAAACACTGGCTGAGCAGCACGGAGAGCCGCAGGATGACGCATTTTCTGTGCTGGCACTTGGTAAGCTTGGGGCAAACGAGCTAAACTACAGCTCCGATGTGGATTTTATATGCCTCTACGGTACGGCTTCAGGGCAAACCGGTGGAATTTTAAACCTAAGCGGTGTCAGGACAAACCGGATTAGCAATCATGAGTTTTACTGTAAAGTTACCGAGGGACTCAGCAAGGTACTCAATCAGAACACGGCGGATGGGTTTGTCTATCGGGTGGACTTAAGGTTGCGCCCGCAGGGCAGCAGAGGGCCGCTTGCAATGTCTTTGAATGCCTATGAGCAGTACTACGAATCATGGGGCAGGGAGTGGGAGCGGCTTGCACTCATCAGAGCACGACATATAGCAGGGGATGCCGCCCTGAGTGCAGAATTTTTTAAAATGACACTACCTTTTGTCTATAGAAAATACATTGATATGCGCTCTATTGATGAGATTAAAAAGCTCAAAAAAAAGATAGATTCCACATTTGATGAAAAAGACATAAAGAAAGGTTACGGAGGTATCCGCGAGATAGAGTTTTTTACTCAGGCTCTGCAGCTGGTCTATGGTGGACAATCTCCAATTTTAAGAGAAAGAGGACTGCTTATCGCCCTGCATAAGTTAACCCAGAAAAAGCTGATTGGATATGACGATTATTCAATTCTATGCAACCACTACCTGTATTTAAGAAAACTTGAGCACTGTATTCAGATGCTAAATGACATTCAAACCCACTCACTGCCAACCGATGTACAACAACTGGAGGCACTGGCAAGAAAGATGGGGAATAATACCACAGAAGAGTTCATGTCGTTGCTGCAAAATAAGAGACGGCAGGTGAGGCAAATTTATGATTCCCTCTTTGGAGCAAGCGCCTCAAGCACACCGGATGAGCAACAAAGCGTAGAAACCGTATTTGATAAACACAAGTCCGGCAAACTCATGGAGCTTCTCACGGAAAGGCAAATCCGAAACCCTGAGAGGGTAAACTACAGTGCCGGTAAGATAGCCGATACGATGAGTATCTTTCAAACGCTGCAAAGCAGAAAACTTCAGGATGCGATAATGCCTATATTTGCCGCTGCATCACTGGACTCAGTTAACCCTGAAATGGCTTTTAGTAATTTGCAGAGATTTTCTGAAATCCTTGTAACAACACCGCCGTACCTGGAGCTTTTTAACTCAAACCGGTGGCTTATTCATACGTTGGTTGAGATTTTTGCAGTGAGCCCGTATCTGACCTCTGTTGTAACCGGAGACAAAAAGTATCTGGATATGCTCTCCGGCGGCACTCAGGTTACAAAACCCCTGTCCGTTATGGTTCTCGAGCTTCAGGATATGCTTAAGTCCACTGGTTCTCTGTCAGAGGCGGTGTCGGCATTTAAGAAAATGGAGGAGCTCAGAATAGGAATTGCCTATATGAGGGGAACAAAATCACTTAGAGATACGCTTAAGGGGCTTAGCCGTATAGCGGATGCAATAATAAGGTGCATTGTACATTCCATATCCTCAGAGCTGAATTTAAATGTGGCTGGTTTTGGCAAGTTTGGCGGCAGGGAGCTGACTTTCGGCTCAGACTTAGACGTGGTGTTTATAGCTGATAATGCCCAGGATGAGAGCATAAATGCAGCATCTGAGAGAATATTGAGAACGTTGACAGCCTATACACGGGAAGGTTATACATATAAGGTTGATACAAGACTGCGTGCTGAGGGTTCAAAGGGACAGCTTGTAAATACTCTAAACGGCCTGTATGACTATTACATGAACAAAGCAAGGGTTTGGGAGATTCAGGCTCTTATCAAGGCACGCCCGATAACCGGCAGCCGGTGGTTTAAAAAGGAGTTTATAAGTCTTAAACAAGCGGTCATACCGGTTCGGGGAGCTGATGTTACAGCCCTTGAGATAAAAGCGATGCGGGGTAAAATCAAACGTGAACTTCTAAAACCCGGGGAAGGGCTAAACGTAAAACTTCAAAGCGGCGGCATTGAGGACATAGAGTTTCTAAGCCAGTACTTAGTGCTTAAGCACTCTGGTGAAAGGCCGTCAATTATAGTTCCGGGGACGGTTACCGCCCTGACCAGATTAGCCCGCTACGGTTTTTTACCTGATAAGGAAAAAACAACACTGATTAGAAATTATCTCTTATTCCGAAACCTTGAAACTGCATTACGCTTACGCGGCGAAAAAACACTTAAAGAAGACAGGGCAACACTGCAGGGAATAGTATCAGTGCCTGGATTTTCAGGGATTTCTGATTTTAAAGAAACAATTCATGCAGCTCTGTCTGAAACATCCGGCATCTGCGGCAAGTATGAAGTAATATAA